Proteins encoded by one window of Lycium barbarum isolate Lr01 chromosome 11, ASM1917538v2, whole genome shotgun sequence:
- the LOC132619834 gene encoding uncharacterized protein LOC132619834 has product MWIKYCKRHSPQNVQWKGGSQVWKAIIEARDNIEQEIWWEPRSGTANVWFDNWTKLGALYHITPDDFVIDEGVQDVKELMLQDGWNIGRLQQLFPMDIVDYILEELHFHEPKEEWDRPRWMMTASGKFTVGTAWELLRSKAVKSDVFKNMWISGVPFKISFFFWRLWKYKIPVGEELLLHKCGLMLKLLLASQHSFNKSGRFFRSGGMQIASQSSEPSLKLFQWSLCGRYGSGGIQSYMEGGCPSTK; this is encoded by the exons ATGTGGATCAAATATTGTAAGAGGCACAGTCCTCAGAATGTGCAGTGGAAGGGAGGTTCTCAAGTATGGAAGGCAATAATAGAGGCTAGAGATAATATAGAGCAAGAAATATGGTGGGAACCAAGGAGTGGAACTGCAAATGtatggtttgacaactggacaaaGCTAGGGGCTCTATATCACATTACTCCTGATGATTTTGTGATAGATGAGGgtgttcaagatgtaaaagaacttATGTTGCAGGATGGTTGGAACATAGGAAGACTGCAGCAGTTATTCCCCATGGATATTGTGGACTATATATTAGAAGAATTGCACTTTCATGAACCAAAAGAAGAGTGGGATAGGCCAAGATGGATGATGACAGCATCAGGCAAATTTACTGTAGGCACTGCATGGGAATTACTGAGGAGCAAAGCGGTCAAGTCAGATGTGTTTAAGAACATGTGGATATCGGGGGTACCTTTTAAGATATCCTTCTTTTTCTGGAGGTTGTGGAAGTACAAAATACCAGTTGGAGAG GAACTGTTGCTACATAAgtgtggacttatgttaaaactgttATTGGcatcacaacatagtttcaaCAAGTCAGGCAGATTCTTCAGGTCTGGTGGAATGCAGATTGCCTCTCAAAGTTCAGAACCATCTTTAAAGCTATTCCAATGGTCACTATGTGGCAGATATGGAAGTGGAGGAATACAGTCCTACATGGAGGGAGGATGTCCATCAACAAAGTGA